Proteins encoded in a region of the Podarcis muralis chromosome 6, rPodMur119.hap1.1, whole genome shotgun sequence genome:
- the AMOTL2 gene encoding angiomotin-like protein 2, whose amino-acid sequence MRTAEDSSGTVLHRLIQEQLRYGNLTENRTLLAIQQQALRGGGSGGSPRSSLESLTQEESQMVQQSTRQEPQGQEHHGDHFYLENNMYHLYQPQHKGEELPTYEEAKAHSQYYASQRGQQVGVAALGAHAEGGQRRAYTLDASSPHQDESLKELKHGHVRSLSERLLQMSLERNGAKAQNHMSSSHSYPQLSRHHHLSVPRGKPSEAPESRGPPPEYPYVIPSQEAPGGYLPDPRHHFREGPAFQHPEIRVMQAQMPQAYLPHQQAALCHSPLGSLTPAGMEALMSAQAASASSHLSQMKAVLMDNETLLRENEKLRRENEMLRREVENYGEKASCIQKLETEIQRISEDYENLMKASSKREALEKAMRNKKDGEMRRLQDFNRDLKERLESANKQLASRAQENQEGNQGTMAKLIAQNYEHQQEREKLEQEVARLHSANDDQRRRAELLEQALSSAQARAAKTEDELRKKRAYVEKVERLQQALGQLQAACEKREQLELRLRTRLEQELKMLRTQQRQMGAPSGASPELNPHVLSEQLREREEKILALEADMTKWEQKYLEECTMRQFAMDAAATAAAQRDTTIINHSPRHSPNSSFDEDLLLANHKHQEMENRLKVLHAQILEKDAVIKVLQQRSRKDPSKANQGSLRPAKSVPAIFAASGTQYWPGASVSESGSRGSPAPKASAEAATTSACVPHAFHAKHGSKDGSTQTEGLPEGTQCDEPQPESSASSGSAANSLETLPAAKAVDLSDMVEILI is encoded by the exons ATGAGGACAGCTGAGGATTCCTCTGGGACTGTCCTTCACCGCCTCATCCAGGAGCAGCTGAGGTACGGCAACCTCACAGAGAACCGCACTCTCCTGGCAATACAGCAGCAGGCCCTGCGTGGAGGAGGAAGCGGTGGCAGCCCACGGTCCTCCCTCGAGAGCCTCACCCAGGAGGAGAGCCAGATGGTCCAGCAGTCCACACGGCAGGAGCCACAGGGCCAGGAGCACCATGGCGACCACTTCTACCTGGAGAACAATATGTACCACCTCTACCAGCCTCAGCACAAGGGAGAGGAGCTACCCACCTACGAGGAGGCGAAAGCGCACTCTCAGTATTACGCCTCGCAACGAGGCCAGCAGGTTGGGGTTGCCGCGCTCGGGGCACACGCTGAAGGTGGGCAACGCAGGGCCTACACCTTGGACGCCAGCAGCCCACACCAGGACGAGTCGCTGAAGGAGCTGAAGCACGGGCATGTGAGGTCGCTCAGTGAACGGCTCCTGCAGATGTCACTTGAGAGGAACGGAGCCAAAGCTCAGAACCACATGAGCTCCTCTCACAGCTACCCTCAGCTCTCTAGGCACCACCATCTGTCTGTCCCTAGAGGGAAGCCCTCTGAGGCACCAGAATCTCGAGGGCCTCCTCCAGAATACCCCTATGTCATCCCTTCGCAGGAGGCGCCAGGGGGTTACCTCCCAGACCCCAGGCATCACTTCAGAGAAGGCCCAGCATTTCAGCATCCTGAAATCAG AGTGATGCAGGCCCAGATGCCCCAAGCTTACCTGCCCCACCAACAGGCTGCCCTGTGCCATAGTCCTCTGGGGTCTCTCACTCCTGCTGGGATGGAGGCTCTTATGTCAGCCCAGGCTGCTTCTGCCAGTAGCCACTTGTCCCAAATGAAAGCCGTGTTGATGGACAACGAGACGTTGCTGAGAGAGAACGAGAAGCTCCGCAGGGAAAACGAGATGCTGCGGAGGGAAGTGGAAAACTACGGCGAAAAAGCCAGCTGCATACAGAAG CTGGAAACAGAGATTCAGCGAATTTCAGAAGACTATGAAAACCTAATGAAGGCATCCTCTAAGAGAGAGGCATTGGAGAAGGCAATGAGGAACAAGAAGGATGGAGAGATGCGGCGGTTGCAGGACTTCAACCGAGATCTGAAAG AGAGGTTGGAATCTGCAAACAAGCAGCTGGCCAGCCGGGCACAGGAAAACCAAGAAGGGAACCAAGGGACTATGGCAAAACTTATTGCCCAAA ATTATGAGCACCAGCAGGAAAGGGAGAAGCTAGAGCAGGAGGTTGCACGGCTGCACAGCGCGAACGATGACCAACGGCGGAGGGCAGAGCTGCTGGAACAGGCTCTGAGCAGTGCCCAGGCTCGGGCCGCTAAAACAGAGGACGAGCTGAGGAAGAAACGAGCGtatgtggagaaagtggagaggctGCAGCAGGCACTGGGCCAGCTCCAAGCTGCCTGCGAAAAACGTGAGCAGCTGGAACTGCGTCTCCGCACCCGGTTGGAGCAGGAGCTGAAGATGCTGCGGACTCAGCAG AGACAGATGGGAGCCCCTAGTGGAGCATCACCCGAGCTGAACCCCCACGTGCTCTCTGAGCagctgagagaaagagaagagaagatctTGGCCCTGGAGGCTGATATGACCAAGTGGGAGCAAAAGTACCTGGAAGAGTGCACCATGAGGCAGTTTGCCATGGATGCCGCTGCCACGGCGGCCGCACAGCGGGACACCACCATCATCAACCACTCTCCACGCCACTCGCCCAACAGCAGCTTTGATGAGGACCTGCTGCTGGCAAACCACAAACATCAGGAGATGGAGAACAG GTTAAAAGTACTTCATGCGCAAATACTCGAGAAGGATGCTGTCATCAAAGTCTTACAGCAGCGCTCTCGCAAGGACCCTAGCAAGGCTAACCAGGGCTCCCTGCGGCCTGCCAAATCTGTGCCTGCCATCTTTGCCGCTTCTGGTACCCAGTATTGGCCAGGTGCCTCTGTCAGCGAAAGTGGTTCCCGAGGGAGTCCAG caCCCAAAGCCTCAGCAGAAGCAGCCACCACATCAGCTTGTGTCCCTCATGCCTTCCATGCCAAACACGGCAGCAAAGATGGGAGTACGCAGACAGAAGGCTTACCCGAGGGGACTCAGTGTGATGAACCCCAGCCTGAAAGCAGCGCCAGCAGTGGCAGTGCAGCAAATTCCCTAG AGACTTTGCCAGCTGCTAAAGCCGTGGACTTGTCGGACATGGTGGAGATTCTCATCTGA